The following coding sequences lie in one Micromonospora sp. R77 genomic window:
- the wecB gene encoding non-hydrolyzing UDP-N-acetylglucosamine 2-epimerase: MKVVSIVGARPQLVKLAPIAAAFAEDGCEHVIVHTGQHYNADLSDVFFSGLGIPDPNVHLGIGSGSHGEQTGRTLAALDPVLAAERPDWVLVYGDTNSTLAGTLSAVKQHLPVAHLEAGLRSFNRRMPEEHNRVLTDHAADLLLAPTEEAMRHLAAEGLANRSVLVGDVMVDVCLRVRDDVTRGELLRPALPDGIDPTAPYLLATLHRAENTDDPQRLAALLDALADLPVPVALLAHPRLLARAEEHGLKLTRGALHAGRPLPYAAMVAAVLGSVGVVTDSGGLQKEAYLLDRPCTTLRTETEWVETLADGWNVLVPDPRELGARWVETATRPAPLASRGTPYGDGRAAHRVAETLRRHLA, from the coding sequence GTGAAGGTCGTCAGCATCGTCGGCGCCCGACCGCAGTTGGTGAAGCTGGCGCCCATCGCCGCCGCGTTCGCCGAGGACGGTTGCGAGCACGTGATCGTGCACACCGGGCAGCACTACAACGCCGACCTCTCCGACGTCTTCTTCTCCGGTCTGGGCATTCCCGACCCGAACGTCCACCTCGGCATCGGTTCCGGCAGCCACGGCGAGCAGACCGGCCGGACGCTGGCCGCGCTGGACCCGGTGCTCGCCGCCGAACGCCCCGACTGGGTGCTGGTCTACGGCGACACCAACTCGACCCTGGCCGGCACCCTGTCGGCGGTGAAGCAGCACCTGCCGGTGGCCCACCTGGAGGCCGGGCTGCGCTCGTTCAACCGGCGGATGCCCGAGGAGCACAACCGGGTGCTCACCGACCACGCCGCCGACCTGCTGCTGGCCCCCACCGAGGAGGCGATGCGGCACCTCGCCGCGGAGGGCCTGGCGAACCGGTCGGTGCTGGTGGGCGACGTGATGGTGGACGTCTGCCTGCGGGTCCGCGACGACGTGACGCGGGGCGAGCTGCTCCGGCCGGCCCTGCCGGACGGGATCGACCCGACCGCGCCGTACCTGCTGGCCACCCTGCACCGCGCCGAGAACACCGACGACCCGCAGCGGCTCGCGGCGCTGCTCGACGCGCTCGCCGACCTGCCGGTGCCGGTCGCACTGCTGGCCCACCCGCGGCTGCTGGCCCGGGCCGAGGAGCACGGCCTCAAGCTGACCCGGGGCGCCCTGCACGCCGGCCGGCCGCTGCCGTACGCCGCCATGGTGGCCGCGGTGCTCGGCTCCGTCGGGGTGGTGACCGACTCGGGCGGCCTGCAGAAGGAGGCCTACCTGCTGGACCGGCCGTGCACCACGCTGCGTACCGAGACCGAATGGGTGGAGACCCTCGCCGACGGCTGGAACGTGCTGGTGCCGGACCCGCGCGAGCTCGGCGCGCGATGGGTGGAGACCGCCACCCGGCCCGCCCCGCTGGCCTCCCGCGGCACCCCGTACGGCGACGGTCGGGCGGCCCACCGGGTCGCCGAGACCCTGCGACGGCACCTGGCATGA